A portion of the Oncorhynchus gorbuscha isolate QuinsamMale2020 ecotype Even-year linkage group LG19, OgorEven_v1.0, whole genome shotgun sequence genome contains these proteins:
- the pnisr gene encoding LOW QUALITY PROTEIN: arginine/serine-rich protein PNISR (The sequence of the model RefSeq protein was modified relative to this genomic sequence to represent the inferred CDS: deleted 1 base in 1 codon) produces the protein MWDQGGQPWPQWPMNQQQWMQSFQHQQDPSQVDWAALAQAWIAQKESTGPTVDQQNIHPNGQDIPGMDPVMPNNHGSFQGDANFGRLWQPEWGMHGQPPPPPPIDQVWIPPGTGPMGTGPMDVVAPSEDSNSQDSLEFSEGHHRVYPQNSHGFGGQPDNYTMNPMAINQFDYQHGAVATYGPTSTGFHPPYWQQGPPQNRRDRPPGFRDRQRSPIQIPKQDAPAAALAFPGTQENRHAHTASNDLALLSDALKRRTLPAWIREGLEKMDREKQKKLEKERMEKQRAEMAKDEDKESDAVDEGGDGPRLPRKSKFDSDDEEDDEEEREDEDRVLTRKQELASRSPSPPPEDQSEPEMTEEEREFQLMIVTKTLLTEILLEVTNEEIQTVAKETHRKATKAPAKQLAQSSALTSLIGIGGLGDYGSDLSEDEEEHSAQVSESSDTDEEELHHRIREKIDAFRRKERELQERQAQEAQHAREEMALDRVSRERGDYDEGQLESLHKQEVREREAEPTAERRRSRSEPEVSNEVRQVGRGKERGIVRGTSGSPSNGRSSSSHSSSSSASSQSSSFSSSSSASSRSSSPSSSPRRKRRRSRSSSHRARSGRRSHSRGSHRRHGERSGDKARERRKGSRNHSAERSARHRNRSHSRERRVSRGGKSRSKDRASRSKSRDKERDRDRKRSRERRDSHSRSKSRDKERERDRKRSRDRRDSHSSKHKQKASSKDRDRKKDRSGSHDKKEKEKKEKEKESDRKKERQKVKEKEREREKVKEKERGKEKERGKEKERDREVSSVVAEESNGKSKKRKESSDHTDPQGDKHSHQGSKASKKVSAKSSKRYSDSESSRSQTPELSKEKKSKKSKRSRSRSTEKSHKSGKKASRKNKSKSRSRSTSPARRRR, from the exons ATGTGGGACCAGGGTGGACAGCCTTGGCCGCAATGGCCTATGAACCAGCAGCAGTGGATGCAGTCCTTCCAGCACCAGCAAGATCCAA GCCAAGTGGACTGGGCAGCACTGGCCCAGGCCTGGATTGCTCAGAAAGAGTCTACAGGCCCTACAGTAGACCAACAGAACATTCATCCTAATGGACAGGACATCCCTGGCATGGATCCTGTGATGCCCAATAACCATGGCTCCTTCCAGGGCGACGCCAATTTTGGCAGATTGTGGCAACCTG AATGGGGGATGCACGgtcagccccctcctcctcctcccatagACCAGGTGTGGATCCCCCCAGGAACAGGACCTATGGGGACTGGACCTATGGATGTGGTGGCTCCCTCTGAGGACAGCAACAGCCAGGACAGTCTGGAGTTCTCTGAAGGCCACCACAGGGTCTACCCCCAGAACAGCCACGGCTTCGGGGGTCAGCCGGACAACTACACCATGAACCCAATGGCCATAAACCAGTTTGATTATCAG catgggGCGGTTGCCACCTACGGCCCCACATCCACAGGGTTCCACCCTCCATACTGGCAACAGGGTCCCCCACAGAACAGACGGGACAGGCCCCCTGGCTTTAGGGATCGCCAGAGGTCCCCCATCCAGATCCCCAAACAAGATGCTCCTGCTGCCGCCCTCG CTTTCCCAGGCACGCAGGaaaacagacacgcacacacagcatcCAATGACCTGGCTCTCCTCTCAGATGCTTTGAAGAGGCGTACCCTGCCGGCCTGGATCCGAGAGGGCCTGgagaagatggacagggagaaacagaagaaGCTGGAGAAGGAGCGCATGGAGAAACAGCGTGCCGAAATGGCTAAAGATGAAGACAAAGAGAGCGATGCGGTAGACGAGGGAGGCGATGGGCCTCGTTTACCCCGCAAGAGTAAATTT GACAgtgatgatgaagaggatgatgaagaggagagggaagatgagGACCGGGTCCTGACCAGGAAGCAGGAGCTGGCCAGCAGGAGCCCGTCACCT CCCCCTGAGGACCAGAGCGAACCAGAGatgactgaggaggagagagagttccAGCTG ATGATTGTGACTAAAACTCTGCTGACGGAAATCCTGCTGGAGGTCACCAACGAAGAGATCCAAACTGTGGCCAAAGAGACTCACCGCAAAGCCACCAAAG CGCCTGCCAAACAGCTGGCACAGTCAAGTGCACTGACTTCTCTGATCGGCATTG GTGGACTTGGCGACTATGGCTCGGACTTGAGTGAGGACGAGGAGGAGCACAGCGCCCAGGTGTCAGAGTCCTCCGACACGGACGAGGAGGAGCTGCACCACCGTATCCGGGAGAAGATAGACGCCTTCCGACGTAAGGAGAGGGAGCTGCAGGAGAGACAAGCGCAGGAGGCGCAGCACGCACGTG AAGAGATGGCACTggacagagtgagcagagagaggggggattatGATGAGGGCCAGTTAGAGAGCCTccacaaacaggaagtgagagagagggaggcggaaCCCACAGCAGAGAGACGCAGGTCCCGCAGTGAGCCTGAGGTTAGCAACGAGGTCAGGCAGGTGGGTCGGGGTAAGGAGCGTGGCATAGTGCGGGGCACCAGCGGTTCCCCCAGCAACGGACGCAGCAGCAGCTCCCACTCCAGCTCCAGCAGTGCCAGCAGCCAATCGTCTTCCTTCTCCTCATCATCCTCAGCCTCCTCACGCTCCTCTtcgccctcctcctcaccccggAGGAAGAGGAGGCGCAGCCGCTCCTCCTCGCACAGGGCCCGCAGTGGCCGGCGCAGCCACAGTCGCGGCTCCCACAGACGTCACGGGGAGCGCAGCGGCGACAAGGcccgggagaggaggaagggcagTCGGAACCACAGCGCAGAGCGCTCTGCCCGCCACCGGAACCGCAGCCACTCTCGAGAGCGAAGGGTCAGCAGGGGAGGCAAGAGCAGGTCCAAGGACAGGGCCAGCCGCAGCAAGAGCagggacaaggagagggacagagacaggaagaggagtagGGAGCGCAGGGACAGTCACAGCCGCAGCAAGAGcagggacaaggagagagagagagacaggaagaggagcaggGACCGCAGGGACAGTCACAGCAGCAAGCACAAGCAGAAAGCCTCCAGCAAGGATAGGGACCGGAAGAAAGACCGTAGCGGCAGCCATGacaagaaggagaaagagaagaaggagaaggagaaagagtcaGATaggaagaaggagaggcagaaagTCAAAGAGAAAGAGCGGGAAAGGGAGAAAGTgaaggaaaaggagagggggaaggaaaaggagagggggaaggagaaagagagggatagggaggtgAGCTCTGTGGTGGCGGAGGAAAGCAATGGAAAATCCAAGAAAAGGAAAGAAAGCAGCGATCACACAGACCCTCAAGGTGACAAGCACTCCCATCAGGGTAGCAAGGCTAGCAAGAAGGTCTCCGCCAAATCTAGCAAGAGGTACTCCGACTCGGAGTCGAGCAGGTCCCAAACCCCCGAGCTTAGCAAGGAAAAGAAGTCTAAGAAATCCAAACGTAGTCGCTCAAGATCAACGGAAAAATCTCACAAGTCTGGTAAGAAGGCAAGCCGCAAAAACAAGTCTAAGTCACGATCAAG GTCCACGTCTCCCGCCAGGCGTAGGCGTTGA